Proteins encoded in a region of the Pseudomonas viciae genome:
- a CDS encoding LysR substrate-binding domain-containing protein has translation MKRLPPLPALHTFLITAQCCNFTRAAEQLHITQGAVSRQIAGLEDHLGYALFQRQARGLSLTAEGQAWLPRVQQVFSLIDEAVEQIGEKRQTLQLKAPTCVMRWLLPRLLQWQKERPDVPVELTTTVRHGVDFQREAFDAAVVYGPPPDASLACLHLFDEQLTPVCSRPILEGSVPLREPADLQQHLLLHPTRDERDWNAWLEVANVHLSNVSKGQHFETLDLAMSMASQGTGVAIGDWSLIGDDLSAGRLVMPFELKVKTGLGYHLVHPRKPEASEPLQELMGWLVEQARAR, from the coding sequence ATGAAACGACTTCCCCCACTGCCGGCACTGCACACGTTTCTGATCACGGCCCAATGCTGCAACTTCACCCGGGCCGCCGAACAACTGCACATTACCCAAGGCGCGGTGAGCCGGCAGATCGCCGGGCTGGAAGATCATTTGGGTTATGCGCTGTTCCAGCGCCAGGCCCGTGGCCTGAGCCTGACCGCCGAGGGCCAGGCTTGGCTGCCACGGGTACAGCAGGTGTTCAGCCTGATCGACGAGGCGGTGGAGCAGATCGGCGAAAAGCGCCAGACCCTGCAACTCAAGGCGCCGACCTGTGTGATGCGCTGGTTGCTGCCACGCCTGTTGCAATGGCAAAAGGAACGCCCGGACGTGCCGGTGGAACTGACCACTACGGTCAGGCACGGTGTGGACTTCCAGCGCGAAGCCTTCGACGCCGCGGTGGTCTATGGCCCACCACCCGACGCCTCACTGGCGTGCCTGCACCTGTTTGATGAACAACTGACCCCCGTGTGTTCCCGCCCGATACTGGAAGGCTCCGTGCCGCTGCGTGAACCCGCCGACCTGCAACAACACCTGCTGTTGCACCCCACCCGTGACGAGCGCGACTGGAACGCCTGGCTGGAGGTGGCGAATGTGCACTTGAGCAACGTCAGCAAGGGTCAGCATTTCGAAACCCTCGACCTGGCAATGTCCATGGCGTCCCAGGGCACGGGCGTGGCGATTGGCGACTGGTCGCTGATCGGCGACGACCTGAGCGCCGGGCGGCTGGTGATGCCGTTCGAGCTGAAGGTCAAGACCGGCTTGGGTTATCACCTGGTGCACCCGCGCAAACCCGAGGCGTCGGAACCGTTGCAGGAGTTGATGGGCTGGTTGGTGGAGCAGGCCCGAGCGCGGTAG
- a CDS encoding FAD-dependent oxidoreductase — MIAAVNKVLVIGGGFSGMTAAIQLARQGVEVDLVEIDPLWCPLGAGITLSGPTLRALDTVGILERVASEGYLSTDFDVFSPAGDLIVQLALRPPVSDKQIPCGGGILRPVLARIFADKTREVGTNVRLGITFDSIVEHVDGVEVSFTDGTCGRYDLVIAADGVHSRMRTDFFPEAPSPKPIHQSVWRAVLKRPPEIVRPSHWLGRTKVGVNPISETHMYMFLMESRDFSEWIDPANWASEMARLLGEFPAPILQTLVPQLSEPGANIDYRPLANLLVPLPWHKGRIVMIGDTVHATTPHLASGAGIGIESAIVLAEELFAGHDLQAALSRFEARRWERCQLVVENSARLCEIEKSGGDKEEHAQIMRESTATLAEPI; from the coding sequence ATGATTGCAGCAGTCAATAAGGTCCTGGTCATCGGAGGAGGGTTTTCCGGCATGACCGCGGCTATCCAGCTTGCCCGTCAGGGCGTCGAAGTCGACCTGGTCGAAATAGATCCTTTGTGGTGTCCCCTGGGGGCTGGTATTACGCTCAGTGGGCCGACGTTGCGAGCGCTTGATACGGTCGGCATCCTTGAAAGGGTGGCCAGCGAAGGGTATCTGTCGACCGATTTCGATGTGTTTTCACCCGCAGGCGACCTGATCGTGCAGTTGGCGCTGCGACCTCCGGTCAGCGATAAACAGATTCCCTGTGGCGGCGGCATCCTGCGCCCAGTGCTGGCGCGAATTTTTGCCGATAAGACCCGGGAAGTCGGCACTAACGTGCGCCTGGGCATTACGTTCGACAGCATCGTCGAGCACGTGGATGGCGTTGAAGTGTCTTTCACCGACGGTACTTGCGGGCGCTACGACCTGGTCATTGCCGCCGATGGCGTGCATTCGCGTATGCGAACGGACTTTTTTCCAGAAGCACCCTCGCCAAAACCCATTCACCAGAGTGTCTGGCGTGCGGTGCTCAAGCGCCCGCCGGAAATCGTGCGGCCCAGTCATTGGCTGGGACGCACCAAGGTCGGCGTCAATCCGATTTCCGAAACGCACATGTATATGTTCCTCATGGAAAGCCGCGATTTTTCCGAATGGATTGACCCGGCCAATTGGGCAAGCGAAATGGCACGTCTTCTGGGCGAGTTCCCGGCCCCGATCCTGCAAACGCTGGTGCCGCAACTGTCCGAGCCGGGCGCCAATATCGACTACCGCCCGCTGGCCAATCTGTTGGTCCCGCTGCCCTGGCACAAAGGCCGCATCGTGATGATCGGGGACACGGTGCATGCCACCACGCCACATCTGGCTTCCGGGGCTGGCATTGGCATCGAGAGCGCCATCGTGCTCGCCGAAGAACTGTTCGCAGGTCACGATCTACAGGCGGCCCTGAGCCGGTTTGAAGCGCGGCGTTGGGAACGTTGCCAACTGGTGGTCGAGAATTCCGCACGGCTGTGCGAGATAGAAAAAAGTGGGGGTGACAAGGAAGAGCATGCTCAGATCATGCGCGAGTCCACTGCTACGTTGGCTGAGCCAATCTGA
- a CDS encoding 5-guanidino-2-oxopentanoate decarboxylase, with protein sequence MATCGEVLVKLLQAYGVEQVFGIPGVHTVELYRGLARSSIRHVTPRHEQGAGFMADGYARVSGKPGVCFIITGPGMTNITTAMGQAYADSIPMLVISSVQSRSQLGGGRGKLHELPNQGALVGGVAAFSHTLMSAAELPGVLARAFALFQAGRPRPVHIEIPLDVLVEDADALLASTPVSISRAGAAPYAVEQMTAMLATAKRPLILAGGGAIDAAVELTELAERLGAPVALTINAKGLLPSRHPLLIGSTQSLVATRALVAEADVVLAIGTELAETDYDITFAGGFEIPGALLRIDIDPDQTVRNYPPHLALVADARTAARALLDTLNAQPLAERRNDWGAARAARLRADLAGSWDAATRAQTLFLDTVLQALPEAIFVGDSTQPVYTGNLTFNPEQPRRWFNSSTGYGTLGYALPAAIGAWLGGRDLGHGRPPVVCLIGDGGLQFTLPELASAVEARTPVIVLLWNNQGYEEIKKYMVNRAIEPVGVDIYTPDFIGVAKALGCAAQAIDGVEQLHGALLAASDRQGPTLIEIDQAGWMAEVSK encoded by the coding sequence ATGGCGACGTGCGGCGAAGTATTGGTCAAGTTACTCCAAGCGTATGGCGTGGAGCAGGTATTCGGCATTCCCGGCGTGCACACCGTCGAGTTGTATCGCGGGCTGGCCCGTTCCAGCATCCGCCATGTGACCCCGCGTCACGAACAGGGCGCAGGCTTCATGGCTGACGGCTACGCCCGTGTCAGCGGCAAGCCCGGCGTATGTTTCATCATCACCGGCCCCGGCATGACCAACATCACCACCGCCATGGGCCAGGCCTACGCCGACTCGATCCCGATGCTGGTGATCTCCAGCGTGCAATCGCGCAGCCAGTTGGGCGGCGGACGCGGCAAGTTGCATGAGTTGCCGAACCAGGGTGCGTTGGTGGGCGGGGTGGCGGCGTTTTCCCACACGCTGATGTCCGCCGCCGAATTGCCCGGCGTGCTGGCCCGGGCTTTCGCTTTGTTCCAGGCCGGGCGTCCGCGGCCGGTGCATATCGAAATTCCGTTGGATGTTTTGGTCGAAGACGCTGACGCTTTGCTCGCCAGCACACCGGTGAGCATCAGCCGTGCTGGCGCTGCACCGTATGCCGTGGAGCAAATGACGGCCATGCTGGCGACGGCCAAGCGGCCCTTGATCCTGGCCGGTGGCGGCGCCATCGACGCAGCGGTCGAATTGACCGAACTGGCCGAACGCCTCGGCGCGCCAGTGGCGTTGACCATCAACGCCAAGGGGCTATTGCCGTCCCGGCATCCTCTGCTGATCGGCTCGACCCAGAGCCTGGTCGCCACCCGGGCGTTGGTGGCCGAGGCTGATGTAGTGCTGGCCATCGGCACCGAACTGGCCGAAACCGACTACGACATCACCTTTGCCGGCGGTTTCGAGATCCCCGGCGCGTTGCTGCGTATCGACATCGACCCGGACCAGACCGTGCGCAACTATCCGCCGCATCTGGCGCTGGTGGCCGATGCTCGCACCGCCGCCCGGGCCTTGCTCGACACGTTGAACGCGCAACCCTTGGCCGAGCGCCGCAACGATTGGGGCGCGGCTCGCGCTGCGCGGTTGCGGGCCGATCTGGCAGGGAGCTGGGACGCTGCGACCCGCGCCCAAACCCTCTTCCTCGACACTGTCCTGCAGGCGTTGCCCGAGGCGATATTTGTCGGCGACTCCACCCAACCGGTGTACACCGGCAACCTGACCTTCAACCCGGAGCAGCCGCGCCGCTGGTTCAACTCGTCCACCGGCTACGGCACCCTCGGCTATGCGTTGCCGGCGGCCATCGGCGCCTGGCTCGGCGGTAGGGACCTGGGGCACGGTCGCCCGCCGGTGGTGTGCCTGATCGGCGATGGCGGGTTGCAGTTCACCCTGCCGGAGCTGGCCAGCGCGGTGGAAGCGCGTACGCCAGTGATCGTGCTGCTGTGGAATAACCAGGGCTATGAAGAGATCAAAAAATACATGGTCAACCGCGCCATCGAACCGGTGGGCGTGGACATCTACACCCCGGATTTCATCGGCGTCGCCAAGGCGCTGGGTTGCGCTGCACAAGCCATCGATGGCGTGGAGCAACTGCACGGTGCATTGCTCGCTGCCAGTGATCGGCAAGGTCCGACCCTGATCGAAATCGATCAGGCAGGCTGGATGGCAGAGGTGTCGAAATGA
- a CDS encoding NAD-dependent succinate-semialdehyde dehydrogenase, producing MKHLLKDPTLWRTGAYIAGEWLNETPHGQYTLRNPVDQAVLTELPRCRVPEVRRAIDAAHEAFGPWRRLTAKRRGEVLRRWYELMVEHREDIATLITLEEGKPLEEARGEVDYAASFVRWFSEEATRVRGDMIPGVKDTQRIVALREPIGVCAAITPWNFPAAMITRKAAPALAAGCTMVVKPASQTPMTALALAELAQRAGVPAGVFSVITGNDTRDIAGELTANPLVRKLTFTGSTEVGRLLLAQAAQTVKKCSMELGGNAPFIVFDDADLDAAADGVMLAKFRNGGQSCIGANRVLVQAGVYDALAERIVERVARLKVGNGLEPGVQVGPLIDAAAVQKSQALVDDALAHGARLLAGGSRHAIGGGFFQPTVLADVTHTMKVAQEEIFGPVMPLLRFETDDEAITMANDSEYGLAAYLFSRDAARIWRNAARIESGMVGINCGLISNEVAPFGGVKQSGLGREGSHLGIDEFLEVKYLCWDGLESV from the coding sequence GTGAAGCATTTACTTAAAGACCCCACGCTGTGGCGTACCGGTGCCTACATCGCTGGCGAGTGGCTGAACGAGACACCGCACGGTCAGTACACCCTGCGTAATCCGGTGGATCAAGCGGTGCTCACCGAGCTGCCGCGCTGCCGCGTGCCCGAAGTACGCCGGGCAATCGATGCGGCGCATGAGGCCTTTGGTCCATGGCGACGCTTGACGGCTAAACGCCGTGGCGAGGTGCTGCGCCGTTGGTATGAGTTGATGGTCGAACACCGTGAGGACATTGCCACGCTGATTACCCTGGAGGAGGGTAAGCCACTGGAGGAGGCCCGTGGTGAAGTCGATTACGCCGCCTCCTTCGTCCGCTGGTTTTCGGAAGAGGCCACGCGGGTGCGCGGTGACATGATCCCCGGTGTGAAAGACACCCAGCGTATCGTCGCATTGCGTGAGCCCATCGGAGTCTGCGCCGCCATAACGCCGTGGAACTTCCCGGCCGCCATGATCACCCGCAAGGCCGCTCCGGCACTCGCCGCGGGCTGCACGATGGTGGTGAAACCGGCAAGCCAGACGCCGATGACGGCGCTTGCCCTCGCCGAACTTGCCCAGCGTGCCGGAGTGCCAGCGGGTGTCTTCAGTGTGATCACCGGTAATGACACCCGGGATATCGCTGGGGAACTCACGGCCAACCCGTTGGTGCGCAAGCTTACGTTTACCGGTTCCACTGAAGTGGGCCGACTGCTGTTGGCGCAAGCGGCGCAGACCGTCAAGAAATGCTCGATGGAGCTGGGCGGCAATGCACCCTTCATCGTCTTTGACGATGCTGACCTTGATGCGGCTGCCGACGGAGTGATGTTGGCCAAGTTTCGCAACGGCGGCCAGTCGTGCATCGGCGCGAATCGGGTGTTGGTGCAGGCTGGGGTGTATGACGCACTGGCCGAGCGCATTGTCGAACGCGTGGCACGGCTTAAAGTGGGCAACGGTCTGGAGCCCGGTGTGCAGGTGGGGCCGTTGATAGACGCCGCCGCGGTGCAGAAATCCCAAGCGCTGGTCGATGATGCGCTGGCGCACGGTGCCCGCCTGTTGGCCGGCGGTAGCCGTCATGCAATCGGTGGCGGGTTCTTCCAGCCTACGGTGCTGGCGGATGTGACACATACGATGAAGGTTGCCCAGGAGGAGATCTTCGGCCCGGTCATGCCACTGTTGCGTTTCGAGACGGATGACGAGGCGATCACCATGGCCAACGACAGCGAGTATGGCCTTGCCGCCTACTTGTTCAGCCGTGATGCGGCGCGGATCTGGCGTAACGCCGCGCGCATTGAATCGGGCATGGTCGGGATCAACTGCGGGTTGATCTCGAACGAGGTCGCCCCCTTCGGTGGTGTAAAGCAGAGCGGTCTTGGTCGGGAAGGATCCCACCTTGGGATCGATGAGTTCCTTGAGGTGAAATACCTCTGTTGGGATGGCTTGGAAAGCGTTTGA
- a CDS encoding dihydrodipicolinate synthase family protein, translating into MATYKKADARAWARENLVGCSAVTIPSFSADLKRLNERGIRHDIEHTVGLGYSSTLLCSELAISAQENAQFTAWARESGKDLILFFHAAFGTLAENIEAVKLAENAGADIVLLSYPPQFWPTSEQEIYDYTKSFCDATELAVMLFPIPLWGFERVHPAGMSLELVRRLLADCPNIAAIKSEQGFPLPAGICEMYYHFRDQVVISCPIEGDAIPLMSLMKLQFSGTSNTAWMSDYYPKAFELARTGRFEEAMELYWKVNPARSANGAAAQTYAGGTGVLNRTMWKYQDWLAGFNGGPLRAPAMRVPDRLMKSLRQGLVAAGLPVTADPDSAFMIGRHPC; encoded by the coding sequence ATGGCCACTTACAAGAAAGCTGATGCCCGTGCCTGGGCCCGTGAAAACCTGGTGGGCTGCTCGGCGGTCACCATCCCAAGCTTCAGTGCTGATCTCAAGCGGCTCAATGAACGTGGCATTCGCCACGATATCGAGCACACGGTTGGGCTGGGCTACAGCAGCACCTTGCTGTGCAGCGAGCTGGCGATCTCTGCCCAGGAAAACGCGCAATTCACCGCCTGGGCCCGTGAGTCGGGGAAAGACCTGATCCTGTTTTTCCACGCGGCGTTTGGCACGCTGGCGGAGAACATCGAGGCGGTGAAGCTCGCCGAGAATGCCGGTGCCGACATCGTCCTGCTCTCTTATCCACCGCAGTTCTGGCCGACCAGCGAGCAGGAAATCTACGACTACACCAAGTCATTCTGCGATGCGACCGAGCTTGCCGTCATGTTGTTCCCGATTCCGCTATGGGGCTTTGAGCGCGTGCATCCGGCGGGGATGTCGCTGGAGTTGGTTCGTCGTCTGTTGGCCGATTGTCCGAATATCGCGGCCATCAAGTCGGAGCAAGGGTTTCCGCTGCCGGCGGGCATTTGCGAAATGTATTACCACTTCCGTGATCAGGTCGTGATCAGTTGCCCGATTGAAGGTGATGCCATTCCGTTGATGAGCCTGATGAAGCTGCAGTTTTCCGGCACCAGCAACACCGCCTGGATGAGCGACTACTACCCGAAAGCTTTCGAACTGGCACGCACGGGGCGGTTCGAGGAGGCGATGGAGTTGTATTGGAAGGTCAATCCGGCACGCAGCGCCAACGGCGCCGCCGCGCAAACCTATGCCGGCGGTACCGGGGTGCTCAATCGCACGATGTGGAAATACCAGGACTGGCTCGCCGGCTTCAACGGCGGCCCACTGCGTGCCCCGGCGATGCGCGTGCCGGATCGCCTGATGAAGTCCCTGCGTCAAGGGCTGGTTGCGGCGGGCCTGCCGGTGACTGCCGATCCCGATAGCGCCTTCATGATCGGGCGTCACCCTTGCTGA
- a CDS encoding cyclase family protein gives MQSTKRRLVDLSVTLDNNPYTDPPPLLPKIDYMDHQQGWPEMAAMFPGLSKEQLPGNESWAAERLQITTHSGTHMDAPWHYASTTDGGKPAFGIDELPLDWCLQPGVKLDFRHLPDGHVVSAAEVQAELERIGHVLRPLDIVLVNTRAGALFGQPGYLDAGVGIGREATLFLLEHGVRVVGTDAWSWDAPFKYTRERFAATGDASIIWEGHKAGRDIGYGQMEKLANLECLPAHGFQVSCFPYKIRHASAGFVRAVAIFEE, from the coding sequence ATGCAATCGACTAAACGCCGTCTGGTGGACCTGTCCGTGACCCTGGACAACAACCCGTACACTGATCCACCACCGTTGCTGCCGAAAATCGACTACATGGATCACCAGCAAGGCTGGCCGGAAATGGCCGCGATGTTTCCCGGGCTGTCCAAGGAACAGCTGCCGGGCAATGAGTCCTGGGCCGCCGAACGCCTGCAGATCACCACTCACAGCGGTACTCATATGGATGCCCCTTGGCATTACGCCTCGACGACCGACGGCGGCAAGCCGGCTTTCGGCATCGACGAGCTGCCGTTGGATTGGTGCCTGCAACCCGGCGTGAAGCTGGATTTTCGTCACTTGCCGGATGGCCATGTGGTCAGCGCCGCCGAAGTGCAAGCGGAGCTGGAGCGCATCGGTCACGTGCTACGGCCGCTGGACATCGTCCTGGTCAACACCCGCGCCGGGGCGCTGTTTGGTCAGCCGGGCTATCTGGATGCCGGGGTTGGCATCGGCCGCGAAGCCACGTTGTTTCTGCTGGAGCATGGCGTGCGCGTGGTCGGCACCGATGCCTGGAGCTGGGATGCGCCCTTCAAGTACACGCGCGAACGCTTCGCGGCCACGGGCGACGCCTCGATCATCTGGGAAGGACACAAGGCCGGGCGCGACATCGGTTACGGGCAGATGGAGAAACTGGCCAACCTGGAGTGCTTGCCGGCCCATGGTTTCCAGGTGTCCTGTTTCCCCTACAAGATCCGGCACGCCTCCGCCGGTTTCGTCCGCGCCGTGGCGATTTTCGAGGAGTGA
- a CDS encoding LysR family transcriptional regulator yields the protein MPVATALTIVDPRWTLFVRVAAAGSLSKAAVLLDMPQSMVSRNIAQLEAQCGERLFQRTGRGVVLTEFGEQLLPCVSSLLADAEGLADDIRTRRGKPVGEVVVGMLPSAVRRFAGTLFAAVQAQMPGVRLHLIEGASAQLEEQLQDGRLDMALVLRENEASIGEAYLLARLPLHLIGPASDPVLAERDIALKQLSGLPLVVPGRPHLLRARLDHLALEHFMELSVAVEADSVQLQYEVVAAGGGYAIASVLPGSLDQRLISSRIVEPVLERFVVLVESPRRPVTRASREVRRLICNLSMPSI from the coding sequence GTGCCTGTGGCCACTGCTTTGACGATTGTCGATCCTCGATGGACATTGTTCGTACGGGTCGCGGCGGCTGGAAGCCTGAGCAAAGCGGCTGTTCTACTGGATATGCCCCAGTCGATGGTGAGTCGAAATATCGCTCAGCTTGAAGCGCAGTGTGGCGAGCGGCTGTTCCAGCGTACCGGACGTGGGGTGGTCCTGACTGAGTTTGGCGAGCAGTTGCTGCCATGCGTATCGAGTCTTCTCGCGGACGCTGAAGGCCTGGCCGACGACATTCGTACCCGGCGTGGCAAGCCGGTGGGGGAGGTGGTCGTAGGGATGCTGCCGTCTGCGGTACGGCGGTTTGCCGGTACGCTTTTTGCGGCGGTGCAGGCGCAGATGCCGGGGGTGAGGTTGCACTTGATCGAGGGCGCGAGTGCTCAGCTCGAAGAGCAGTTGCAGGATGGGCGTCTCGACATGGCGCTCGTGTTGCGCGAGAACGAAGCGAGCATCGGCGAGGCGTATCTGCTGGCCAGGTTGCCGCTGCATTTGATCGGGCCGGCCAGTGATCCAGTCCTCGCTGAGCGGGACATTGCATTGAAGCAATTATCCGGATTGCCGTTGGTGGTCCCCGGGCGTCCCCATTTGTTGCGAGCCAGGCTCGATCACCTGGCGCTCGAGCACTTCATGGAACTGAGCGTTGCCGTGGAGGCCGACTCCGTCCAGCTCCAGTACGAAGTGGTTGCGGCAGGCGGAGGTTATGCGATTGCCTCTGTGCTACCGGGCTCGCTGGATCAACGGCTGATTTCATCGCGCATCGTCGAGCCCGTTCTCGAGCGTTTTGTCGTGCTTGTCGAGTCTCCCCGTCGTCCTGTGACGCGTGCCTCCCGTGAAGTGCGACGGTTGATCTGCAATCTGTCCATGCCATCGATTTGA
- a CDS encoding alpha/beta fold hydrolase has protein sequence MRVFIFLAALLFGLPSIAASRCDVNVATQRVDLEQVSLAYQSIGRASDPALLLVMGLGGQLIHWPDEVVVALCEQGFRVIRYDNRDVGLSTWRQAPGSANLTFEALRYKLGLPVAAPYTLTDMADDGLGLMDALHVQSFHVLGASMGGMIAQHMAAMAPERVESLTLIMTSSSAAGLPAPSERLVQLLSRRGAPNREMALEQQADLLAALGSPMVVDDRQVLLHQAALAYDRAFNPEGVKRQIMAIMAEPSRVALLNQLRVPTLVVHGTADPLLPVMHGVHLAAHIQGSQLKLIPGLAHRFQDAFKAPLLGAVLPYLQQHREDTSHWAQIEPVQAPNLL, from the coding sequence ATGCGTGTATTCATTTTCCTGGCCGCGTTGTTGTTCGGCCTGCCGTCGATTGCGGCGTCTCGGTGTGACGTCAATGTTGCGACCCAACGGGTCGATCTGGAGCAGGTCAGCCTGGCGTACCAGAGCATCGGCCGTGCCTCGGATCCGGCGTTGCTGTTGGTGATGGGGCTGGGCGGGCAGCTGATCCATTGGCCGGATGAGGTGGTGGTTGCCCTGTGCGAGCAAGGTTTCCGGGTGATCCGCTACGACAACCGCGATGTGGGCTTGTCCACCTGGCGCCAGGCGCCGGGCAGCGCCAACCTGACCTTCGAAGCCCTGCGCTACAAACTCGGCTTGCCCGTGGCCGCGCCCTATACCTTGACCGACATGGCTGACGACGGACTGGGGCTGATGGACGCCTTGCACGTGCAAAGCTTCCATGTACTGGGGGCAAGCATGGGCGGGATGATCGCCCAGCACATGGCGGCCATGGCACCCGAGCGGGTTGAAAGCCTGACCCTGATCATGACCAGTTCCAGCGCCGCAGGCCTGCCGGCGCCCAGCGAAAGGCTGGTGCAACTGTTGTCCCGGCGCGGTGCGCCGAATCGCGAAATGGCCCTTGAGCAGCAGGCCGATCTGCTGGCCGCCCTGGGCAGCCCGATGGTGGTCGACGACCGCCAGGTGCTGCTGCATCAGGCGGCACTGGCCTATGACCGGGCCTTCAACCCCGAGGGCGTGAAGCGCCAGATCATGGCGATCATGGCCGAGCCGAGCAGGGTGGCGCTGCTCAATCAACTGCGGGTACCGACCCTGGTCGTTCACGGCACTGCTGACCCGTTGTTGCCGGTGATGCATGGTGTGCATCTGGCGGCGCACATCCAAGGCAGCCAGTTGAAGCTGATCCCGGGCCTGGCCCATCGTTTCCAGGATGCGTTCAAGGCACCGTTGCTGGGGGCGGTGTTGCCTTACTTGCAGCAACACCGCGAAGACACCTCGCACTGGGCGCAGATCGAGCCGGTACAGGCGCCGAATCTGCTCTGA
- a CDS encoding ornithine cyclodeaminase family protein, whose amino-acid sequence MHDSPVPPVVAPTLFLSDADVASLADWRVAVAALAEAYACPTSDAMVPPRSMARGDGIWLRSLTAVPPAGGHMGCKLIAASMRARCASYLIALFNQQTMALSALIDGNRVTGLRTAATAALAVDLLAPQRALRVGVIGAGFEARGALDCLKSVRDVAQVRVFSPTPASRERFAESFRPGLDIQAVNTAQEAVQDCDVVICAARSRDESPVLQGAWLSAGATVVSLGSTLPEQREVDPATMERAVCIVADMPQEVLHDTGDAIAAISAGVYVADKLVALADLVAGRVIARQNESDIVLYKSVGSALQDVVIAQALYERARQQGLGIELPASIVPVSK is encoded by the coding sequence ATGCATGACTCCCCAGTGCCCCCAGTAGTTGCCCCGACGCTCTTTCTCAGCGACGCCGATGTCGCTTCGCTCGCCGACTGGCGCGTAGCCGTTGCCGCGCTCGCCGAGGCGTATGCCTGCCCGACATCGGATGCCATGGTGCCGCCGCGTTCCATGGCGCGGGGCGACGGTATCTGGCTGCGCAGCTTGACTGCCGTACCTCCCGCTGGCGGTCATATGGGTTGCAAATTGATCGCAGCCTCCATGCGGGCACGCTGCGCCAGCTACCTGATCGCCTTGTTCAATCAGCAAACCATGGCCCTCAGTGCGCTGATCGACGGCAATCGGGTGACGGGCCTGCGCACCGCTGCAACCGCTGCGTTGGCGGTCGATTTACTTGCGCCGCAACGAGCGCTGCGGGTGGGCGTGATTGGGGCCGGGTTTGAAGCCCGTGGCGCGCTGGACTGCCTTAAGTCGGTGCGGGATGTCGCCCAGGTGCGGGTGTTCAGTCCAACGCCGGCAAGCCGTGAGCGGTTTGCCGAAAGCTTCAGGCCTGGGCTGGATATCCAAGCGGTGAACACTGCGCAAGAGGCCGTGCAGGACTGTGACGTAGTGATTTGTGCCGCACGCAGTCGTGACGAATCTCCGGTGCTGCAAGGCGCGTGGCTTTCTGCGGGCGCTACGGTCGTGTCCTTGGGTTCCACCTTGCCTGAGCAACGGGAGGTCGACCCGGCCACGATGGAGCGAGCCGTTTGCATCGTCGCGGATATGCCGCAAGAGGTGCTTCACGACACCGGCGACGCGATTGCCGCGATCAGCGCCGGTGTTTATGTCGCCGACAAATTAGTCGCGCTGGCGGATCTGGTGGCGGGGCGTGTCATTGCGCGCCAAAACGAAAGCGACATCGTTCTCTACAAATCGGTCGGCTCGGCGCTACAGGATGTCGTCATCGCACAAGCGCTGTACGAACGCGCCAGGCAACAAGGCCTCGGCATCGAGCTGCCTGCCAGCATTGTCCCTGTCTCGAAATAA
- a CDS encoding EthD domain-containing protein, translated as MIKMLAAVRRKPGMTHAEFLDYIEHQHGKIARAKPLGVKRYVQNHVIDAAFGVDADMTYTKTFHRDSITELFFDDMSGLIQTFSDPYTQQTVGPDARNFADLANQAAQLMDELETSNAGAAPLEWKAMVFLKKNPAVTLDTFFTQWDLAHDAITNQYPDFQKALRRHVRSRYLPEGDRVTSYFGPDIAVYEGVCSMWFEHEADFSIFRQYQRALFQQLSDEGVVLSSESFFVYVKEVVIMDLSQ; from the coding sequence ATGATTAAAATGCTAGCCGCCGTACGCCGAAAACCCGGAATGACCCACGCTGAGTTTTTGGATTATATAGAGCACCAGCACGGAAAAATCGCTCGAGCCAAACCCTTGGGTGTCAAACGATACGTGCAGAATCATGTCATCGACGCGGCGTTCGGAGTTGACGCCGACATGACCTACACAAAAACCTTCCACAGGGATTCCATCACGGAGTTATTTTTTGACGACATGTCAGGTTTGATTCAAACCTTCAGCGATCCCTATACCCAACAAACCGTCGGACCTGATGCAAGAAATTTCGCTGACCTGGCCAACCAGGCCGCTCAGTTGATGGATGAGCTAGAGACCTCCAACGCCGGTGCCGCCCCCCTCGAATGGAAGGCGATGGTCTTCCTGAAAAAGAACCCGGCTGTGACCCTGGATACCTTTTTCACCCAGTGGGACCTGGCCCACGATGCGATCACCAATCAATACCCAGATTTCCAAAAGGCGCTACGCCGACATGTGCGTTCCAGGTACCTGCCCGAAGGTGACCGAGTGACCTCCTACTTCGGACCAGACATCGCGGTATACGAAGGGGTTTGCAGCATGTGGTTTGAACATGAAGCCGACTTTTCTATCTTTCGCCAATATCAGCGAGCACTGTTCCAACAGCTTTCTGACGAAGGCGTCGTGCTGTCCTCAGAGTCTTTTTTCGTGTATGTCAAAGAGGTGGTCATTATGGATCTGAGCCAGTAA